A genomic segment from Colletotrichum higginsianum IMI 349063 chromosome 5, whole genome shotgun sequence encodes:
- a CDS encoding Cas1 appressorium specific protein: protein MASIKSVFAIGLLATADIVAGHAAIIAATGDAGGQGMALGIDSSTPRDGTRRDPFQQDSTRFKGEAADSFGETVGGGTNNLETGTKAMMAETGTMLPQVSPGGSVDMTLHQVNGDGGGPYDCMINADGTGADWTNINVVTTPPGQNSRNREGAMTDFPLKAAIPADQTCTGTVAGQSNVCLVRCQNAARAGPFGGIVPVQMAGTTTPAAARRNLMLAVKRSDDLLRKMIKRAQTPSAAPEDDPAYLAELRADGEEI, encoded by the exons ATGGCTTCCATCAAGAGCGTTTTCGCCATTGGCCTTCTGGCCACCGCCGACATTGTTGCTGGCCACGctgccatcatcgccgccaccggtGATGCTGGTGGACAGGGCATGGCTCTGGGCATTGACTCCAGCACCCCCCGTGATGGAACCCGCCGTGATCCTTTTCAGCAGGACAGCACTCGTTTCAAGGGCGAAGCTGCTGATTCGTTTGGTGAAACTGTCGGTGGCGGCACCAACAACCTGGAGACAGGCACCAAGGCCATGATGGCCGAGACTGGCACCATGCTTCCTCAGGTCTCCCCCGGTGGCTCCGTCGACATGACCCTGCACCAGGTCaacggtgacggtggtg GCCCATATGACTGTATGATCAACGCTGACGGTACCGGAGCCGACTGGACCAACATCAACGTGGTCACCACTCCTCCGGGTCAGAACTCCCGCAACCGTGAGGGCGCCATGACCGACTTCCCTCTCAAGGCTGCCATCCCCGCCGATCAGACCTGCACAGGCACAGTGGCCGGCCAGTCCAACGTGTGCTTGGTCCGCTGCCAGAACGCCGCTCGTGCCGGCCCATTCGGCGGCATTGTACCAGTCCAGATGGCTGGTACCACCACgccggctgctgctcgccgCAACTTGATGCTCGCCGTCAAGCGCTCCGACGACCTCCTCAGGAAGATGATCAAGCGCGCCCAGACCCCTTCAGCCGCCCCCGAGGACGACCCCGCCTACCTGGCCGAGCtccgcgccgacggcgaggagatCTAA